Proteins from a single region of Neomonachus schauinslandi chromosome 10, ASM220157v2, whole genome shotgun sequence:
- the LOC110579510 gene encoding LOW QUALITY PROTEIN: protein cornichon homolog 1-like (The sequence of the model RefSeq protein was modified relative to this genomic sequence to represent the inferred CDS: deleted 1 base in 1 codon), producing the protein MAFTFAAFCYILALLLTAALIFFTIWHIIAFDELKTDYRNPIDQYNTLNPLVLPEYLIHAFFCVMFLCAAEWLTLGLNMPLLAYHIWRYMSRPVMSGPELYDPTTIMNADILAYCQKEGWCKLAFYLLAFFYYLYSMIYVLVSS; encoded by the exons ATGGCATTCACGTTCGCGGCCTTCTGCTACATACTGGCACTGCTGCTCACTGCCGCGCTCATCTTCTTCACCATCTGGCACATTATAGCATTTGATGAACTGAAGACTGATTACAGGAATCCTATAGACCAGTATAATACCCTGAATCCTCTTGTACTTCCAGAGTACCTCATCCATGCTTTCTTCTGTGTCATGTTTCTTTGTGCAGCAGAGTGGCTTACACTGGGTCTCAATATGCCCCTCTTGGCATATCATATTTGGAGGTATATGAGTAGACCAGTGATGAGTGGACCAGAACTCTATGACCCTACGACCATCATGAATGCAGACATTTTAGCGTATTGTCAGAAAGAAGGCTGGTGCAAATTAGCTTTTtatcttctagca tttttttactACCTATACAGCATGATCTATGTTTTGGTGAGCTCTTAG